A section of the Clostridia bacterium genome encodes:
- a CDS encoding MMPL family transporter, giving the protein MYKFGKFVSKNRILVLIIAILLLFPSFYGMAITRINYDMLTYLPEDMDSMKGQELLDNTFSKAATGMLVIEDMEDKDVQVIKEKIEKVEGVESVTWIDDFVDISVPGDFLPEEIRTTFYSDNSTLVTIQFEYPAASKETMDALEGIEKIMDKQCFLSGAASIIKDTKALADKETPIYIALAVALAIIVLALTLESTLIPFIFLASIGIAIMYNFGTNVFLGEISYVTKSLAAVLQLGVTMDYSIFLFHRYDEEKKNTDDRVEAMAKAISASASSVSGSSLTTIAGFAVLVIMQLRLGGDIGIVMAKGVLLGVICTVTVLPALILVFDGPIHKYNHGTILPKFDKMAKFVTDNYKILLLIFIVLFIPAIYGQANTEVYYNLDKSLPEDMQSVVALNKLKEEFNMTTTHMVIVKGDIPSHQVNQMIKRIEQLDGITKAVSYDKYIGSGIPKSFIPQKFVNMFENDGYKLMLVNSKYKAASDELNKQLEDMDNIIKSYDEENVIAGVGALTKDLIEVCDIDFRNVNIASIVAIFVIIMLLFGSISIPIMLVSAIELAIFINMGIPYYTNTSIPFISSIVIGCIQLGATVDYAILLTTRFREEIRNGFKKGEAMYITLKNSAKSIVTSGLTFFAATIGVGIVADIEITSSLTTMIARGAIISMVVILLLLPAVLIATESFISVTSRYWRNKASLTALEREEN; this is encoded by the coding sequence ATGTACAAGTTTGGGAAGTTTGTATCCAAGAACAGGATACTGGTTTTGATAATTGCTATACTGCTGCTTTTCCCCTCATTTTACGGGATGGCTATTACGCGTATCAATTATGATATGCTTACATATCTGCCTGAAGATATGGATTCAATGAAAGGTCAGGAGTTGTTGGACAATACTTTTTCTAAAGCTGCAACTGGAATGCTAGTTATAGAAGATATGGAAGATAAAGATGTACAGGTTATCAAGGAGAAGATAGAAAAGGTAGAAGGCGTTGAAAGTGTTACATGGATTGATGATTTTGTAGATATATCGGTACCTGGAGATTTTCTGCCAGAAGAGATAAGGACTACTTTTTACAGCGATAATTCTACATTGGTAACTATACAATTTGAGTATCCAGCCGCTTCAAAAGAGACTATGGATGCACTAGAAGGTATAGAGAAAATAATGGATAAGCAATGCTTTTTATCAGGTGCTGCCTCAATAATCAAAGACACAAAAGCATTGGCAGATAAGGAGACCCCCATATACATAGCTTTGGCGGTAGCATTAGCAATTATTGTTTTAGCTCTTACTCTTGAATCCACGCTTATTCCATTCATTTTTCTTGCATCCATAGGAATTGCTATTATGTATAATTTTGGTACAAACGTGTTTTTGGGAGAGATATCCTACGTAACAAAATCTTTGGCAGCTGTTTTGCAGTTGGGAGTTACAATGGATTATTCGATATTTTTGTTTCACAGGTATGATGAAGAAAAGAAAAATACCGATGACAGAGTAGAGGCCATGGCTAAGGCAATTTCGGCGTCTGCATCTTCAGTATCCGGCAGCTCCCTTACGACTATAGCTGGTTTTGCTGTGTTGGTTATCATGCAGTTAAGACTAGGGGGCGATATAGGTATTGTTATGGCAAAAGGCGTATTATTAGGGGTTATCTGTACTGTAACTGTTTTGCCGGCACTGATTTTGGTTTTTGATGGACCAATTCATAAATATAACCACGGGACTATTTTGCCTAAATTCGATAAAATGGCCAAATTTGTAACAGACAATTATAAGATATTACTCTTAATATTTATAGTATTATTCATTCCGGCTATATACGGACAGGCAAACACAGAAGTTTATTATAATTTGGATAAGTCCCTTCCTGAAGATATGCAGTCGGTGGTGGCTTTGAATAAGCTGAAAGAAGAGTTTAATATGACGACTACCCATATGGTGATCGTCAAAGGTGACATCCCCTCTCATCAGGTAAATCAAATGATAAAAAGGATAGAACAGCTTGATGGTATAACAAAGGCGGTATCCTATGATAAGTATATTGGAAGCGGTATTCCTAAAAGTTTTATACCTCAAAAATTTGTGAATATGTTTGAAAACGATGGATATAAGCTTATGTTAGTAAACTCAAAATATAAGGCTGCCTCCGATGAGTTGAACAAACAGCTGGAGGATATGGATAATATAATAAAATCATATGATGAGGAAAATGTTATAGCCGGGGTAGGAGCCCTTACCAAGGATTTGATTGAGGTCTGTGATATAGATTTTAGGAACGTAAATATAGCCTCTATAGTAGCTATATTTGTAATAATAATGTTATTGTTTGGTTCAATATCTATACCTATCATGTTGGTTAGCGCTATAGAGCTTGCAATTTTTATAAATATGGGAATACCCTATTACACAAATACTTCAATACCCTTTATTTCATCCATAGTTATAGGATGTATACAATTGGGTGCAACGGTTGATTATGCTATATTGCTTACTACCAGGTTTAGGGAAGAGATTAGAAATGGATTTAAAAAGGGCGAAGCCATGTATATAACCCTTAAAAATTCTGCTAAATCTATAGTTACAAGTGGATTAACATTTTTTGCGGCAACGATAGGCGTTGGAATTGTTGCTGATATAGAAATAACAAGCAGCTTGACTACCATGATAGCAAGGGGAGCTATAATAAGTATGGTTGTAATATTATTGCTGTTACCTGCTGTGCTGATAGCTACAGAGAGCTTTATATCTGTTACCAGCAGGTATTGGAGAAATAAAGCATCATTGACTGCTTTAGAAAGAGAGGAGAACTGA
- a CDS encoding TetR/AcrR family transcriptional regulator, whose translation MEEKNSKVLENKRFKRNAIFEAAYNLFTTKGINNTTISDIVNNAGVAKGTFYLYFNDKYDILDLIILKKSTEVIVEASKAAHSEEHSNFEDRVIYFTNFIIEYLKKNKILLKIIHKDLSYGMFTKALKDQHNYLEISNIVDEFINGLVSKGYDIEDAKKVLFIIVDMIGSVCYSAIVLEQPFKMDEMKPILFKIIKSTIDQNP comes from the coding sequence GTGGAAGAGAAGAACAGCAAGGTGCTTGAGAACAAAAGATTTAAAAGAAATGCAATTTTTGAAGCAGCGTACAATTTATTTACAACTAAGGGCATCAATAACACTACTATAAGCGATATTGTAAATAATGCAGGTGTAGCCAAAGGGACCTTTTATCTTTATTTTAATGACAAGTACGATATCCTTGATCTAATTATCTTGAAAAAGAGCACAGAAGTTATAGTTGAAGCCAGCAAGGCGGCGCATAGTGAGGAGCATTCTAATTTTGAAGACAGGGTAATTTATTTTACCAACTTCATAATAGAATATTTGAAGAAAAACAAGATTTTGCTGAAGATAATTCATAAGGATTTATCGTATGGGATGTTTACTAAAGCCTTAAAGGATCAGCACAATTATCTTGAGATAAGCAATATTGTTGATGAATTTATAAATGGTTTGGTCAGCAAGGGCTATGATATAGAAGATGCCAAGAAAGTCCTTTTTATTATTGTGGATATGATAGGTTCAGTGTGTTATAGTGCCATAGTGCTGGAACAGCCATTTAAGATGGATGAGATGAAACCTATTTTGTTTAAAATAATCAAGAGCACAATTGACCAAAACCCCTAA
- a CDS encoding aminotransferase class IV, whose translation MKESLAYMNGKFIPQSECRLPIYDLGIVIGASVTDFLRTFHQKPFRMQEHVERLYRSCKYTYIQPPVSIDESMEISKKLIEHNSRLCPGQELGLVYYVTAGENPVYAGSAGLTGNLTPTYVQHTFSLPFFLWRDIFIKGIHCITPVNMHWPPQCVSSKIKNRNRIHMWVGEQQVHLTDPKAMPLYLDINGNIAETGGSNFVIYRNGKVISPRKNNILWGESLIFLTELLEEMKIPFVQEDIQIYDAVNAEEAWVPTTPYCLGPVVKINGIQIGDGNPGPVWRKIISKWSEKVGKDIYKEITLSEK comes from the coding sequence ATGAAAGAATCTTTAGCATATATGAATGGAAAGTTTATTCCTCAGTCCGAATGCAGACTGCCAATATATGACCTGGGTATTGTAATCGGCGCTTCAGTAACAGACTTTTTAAGGACGTTTCACCAAAAACCTTTTAGGATGCAAGAACATGTAGAAAGGCTATATCGTTCTTGTAAATACACATACATACAACCTCCTGTTTCTATTGATGAGAGCATGGAAATATCTAAAAAGTTGATTGAACACAACAGCCGGCTCTGCCCTGGACAAGAGCTGGGGCTTGTATACTATGTAACTGCGGGGGAAAACCCTGTATATGCCGGTTCTGCAGGACTCACAGGGAATCTAACTCCTACCTATGTACAGCACACTTTCTCCTTACCGTTTTTCTTATGGAGAGACATATTCATCAAGGGGATACACTGCATAACTCCAGTAAATATGCACTGGCCTCCTCAATGTGTTTCATCCAAAATAAAGAACAGAAATAGAATTCATATGTGGGTAGGGGAACAGCAGGTACATTTAACAGATCCAAAAGCCATGCCTCTATATCTGGATATTAACGGCAACATAGCTGAAACAGGAGGCTCAAATTTCGTAATCTATAGAAATGGCAAGGTTATATCTCCCCGCAAAAATAATATTCTTTGGGGGGAAAGTCTCATATTCTTAACTGAATTGCTAGAAGAAATGAAAATACCCTTCGTACAAGAAGATATTCAAATATATGATGCAGTAAACGCAGAAGAAGCCTGGGTTCCCACCACGCCCTATTGTTTAGGCCCTGTTGTAAAAATAAACGGAATACAGATAGGCGACGGTAACCCTGGTCCTGTTTGGAGAAAAATAATATCCAAATGGAGCGAAAAAGTTGGAAAGGATATTTACAAAGAGATCACATTATCTGAAAAATAG
- a CDS encoding TetR/AcrR family transcriptional regulator — MTKDKGKRLIILNAATKTFSKKGFYNASISDIAETAEVGKGTIYEYFKSKEELFVEVVKCNFAKCFDLIESEIGIKSDFEGKIDAFVNINSKLIDKNMKIAHIMRLRNEGIYLKSETKERLSSIISQYRKQLISIIIDIFRMGQKEDKVKDIDKEFTADIFVNMIIAYSMRSLAQDDEIKIEKEKKQLIELIKYGISI, encoded by the coding sequence GTGACAAAAGACAAAGGTAAAAGATTAATCATATTAAATGCTGCAACTAAAACTTTCAGCAAAAAGGGCTTTTATAATGCAAGTATATCCGATATAGCAGAGACTGCTGAAGTAGGAAAAGGCACTATATACGAATATTTTAAAAGTAAAGAAGAACTTTTTGTAGAAGTGGTGAAATGTAATTTTGCTAAATGTTTTGATCTTATAGAAAGCGAAATAGGAATAAAATCAGATTTTGAAGGCAAGATAGATGCTTTTGTAAATATTAATTCAAAGTTGATAGATAAAAATATGAAAATTGCTCATATCATGAGATTGAGGAATGAAGGTATTTATTTAAAGAGTGAAACAAAGGAACGACTGTCGTCCATCATTTCCCAATATAGAAAGCAATTGATAAGCATTATTATAGATATATTTCGCATGGGACAGAAGGAAGACAAGGTAAAGGATATAGACAAGGAATTTACTGCCGATATATTTGTTAATATGATTATAGCATATAGCATGAGAAGTTTAGCACAAGATGATGAGATAAAGATAGAGAAAGAGAAAAAGCAGTTGATAGAACTTATAAAATACGGTATAAGCATATAA
- a CDS encoding efflux RND transporter permease subunit, whose amino-acid sequence MKLSEFSIKRPVTITMIMLIIILLGVVSLTRLNVDLLPNINIPVAAVSTGYNGAGPKEVEEIVTKNIENTMATVSNVKKINSISSEGNSIVILEFNNGTDMDFATLEMREKLDLIEGMLPEGISSPIVLKLDPNMLPIISFGVSKTGEDMNTTRLWVEDVLKPRIERLDGVASISLAGGTEKEVKVIVDPDRLSANNISLEQVVNAIRMENINAPGGMITEGQYDLLVRTTGEFESLEDIENLPVVTQSGTKFLLKDLCQVKYADKQKVAYSKIDGEDSISVFIQKESDANTVKVSEKVNQEIEKIIQEYSNVNITTVLDQAEFINLSISSVAKSALIGGLFAILILLVFLKDIAPTLIIATSIPISVIGTFILLYYSETTLNIISLGGLALGVGMLVDNSIVVLENIYRMRQEGFGMMDAAKEGSSQVAMAITASTLTTISVFIPIVFVQGITAEIFKQMALTVTFSLITSLVVALTLVPMLSSKLLTNKNSQERKNRVLEYINQKYHNLLNWSIQHRAAVVFIAMGVFVASLLSAFFIGSEFFPTVDQGQISITVNMPKGTKYDETVNTVKEIEDVVYSIPEADIVASSVGGNEMFAGYTPSAGDNGSITVNLKPIKDRNRSTQDIAQEIRGKVAQIPGAEVKVDAGGSMMANATGGISGAPISIAIEGDNLDILRDISFDVADIARKVEGVAEVESGFEEGSPEFRIVLDRERASQYGINVALVSSTVQGFLQGNVATRYKTGGREMDVRVQVENKDHLDLNDIENLPVQSPLGMTVPLKNIADIYGEKGPIQIQREGQTRVVKVSVSIKQRDLGSVVKDIEEQLESYRLPEGYSLYVGGESEQLQQAFEDLSKALLLGIILVYMIMASQFESLVYPFTIMFSVPLALTGAFLALFLTGQALSVPGLLGMIVLAGIVVNNGIVLVDYINQLREAGNDRTAAILEAGPARLRPILMTTLTTVLGLLPLALGIGEGAELERPLAISIIGGLILSTVLTLIIVPVIYTLFDDIAIKFKTGK is encoded by the coding sequence GTGAAGCTATCAGAATTCAGTATAAAGCGCCCGGTTACTATCACTATGATAATGTTGATAATAATTCTTTTGGGTGTTGTTTCGCTTACGAGATTAAATGTTGATTTACTTCCTAATATAAATATTCCTGTTGCTGCAGTATCTACAGGTTATAACGGTGCAGGGCCTAAAGAGGTAGAAGAGATTGTAACCAAGAATATAGAAAATACTATGGCCACTGTGAGCAATGTAAAGAAAATCAATTCCATATCATCGGAAGGGAATTCTATAGTAATACTTGAATTCAATAATGGAACTGATATGGATTTCGCCACCCTTGAGATGAGGGAAAAATTAGATTTAATAGAGGGGATGCTTCCCGAGGGTATAAGTTCACCTATAGTTTTAAAATTAGATCCAAATATGCTTCCAATTATATCTTTTGGTGTATCAAAGACTGGAGAGGATATGAATACTACTAGGCTTTGGGTAGAGGATGTATTAAAACCTCGTATCGAAAGATTGGATGGTGTGGCTTCCATCAGTTTAGCAGGTGGTACAGAAAAAGAGGTAAAAGTTATTGTAGATCCTGATAGGTTATCTGCTAACAATATATCCCTTGAGCAGGTTGTAAATGCCATCCGTATGGAAAACATAAATGCTCCCGGAGGAATGATTACCGAAGGGCAGTATGACCTTTTAGTCAGGACAACTGGAGAGTTTGAGAGCCTAGAAGATATAGAAAATTTGCCTGTGGTCACGCAAAGTGGCACTAAGTTTTTGCTCAAAGATTTATGTCAAGTAAAGTATGCAGACAAACAGAAGGTTGCTTATTCAAAGATAGATGGAGAGGATAGCATAAGCGTCTTTATACAGAAGGAGAGCGATGCTAATACTGTTAAAGTATCTGAAAAGGTTAACCAGGAGATAGAAAAGATAATTCAAGAGTATAGCAACGTTAACATCACAACTGTGCTGGACCAAGCAGAGTTTATCAATCTTTCTATCTCTTCTGTTGCAAAGAGTGCATTGATAGGCGGTCTGTTTGCTATACTGATTCTATTGGTGTTTTTGAAAGATATTGCACCTACATTGATCATCGCTACGTCTATACCTATATCAGTTATAGGTACTTTTATTTTGCTATATTATTCTGAAACAACTTTGAATATTATATCCCTTGGGGGACTTGCTCTGGGTGTAGGCATGTTGGTAGATAATTCTATTGTTGTTTTGGAAAACATATATAGGATGAGGCAGGAAGGATTTGGAATGATGGATGCTGCTAAAGAAGGAAGCAGTCAAGTGGCCATGGCTATTACTGCTTCTACCCTTACAACTATAAGTGTTTTTATACCAATAGTTTTTGTTCAGGGTATAACGGCAGAGATATTCAAGCAGATGGCATTGACTGTGACCTTTTCTTTGATTACATCTTTAGTTGTAGCTTTAACCCTTGTTCCCATGCTTTCTTCAAAGCTTCTTACCAACAAAAATTCTCAGGAGAGGAAAAATAGGGTTTTAGAATATATAAACCAGAAATATCATAACTTATTAAATTGGTCTATACAACATAGGGCAGCCGTAGTTTTCATAGCTATGGGAGTTTTTGTGGCATCTTTGCTCTCTGCATTTTTCATTGGGTCGGAATTTTTTCCAACTGTAGATCAAGGGCAGATTAGTATTACTGTCAATATGCCCAAGGGAACAAAATATGATGAGACTGTAAATACCGTGAAAGAGATAGAGGATGTAGTATATTCCATACCTGAGGCAGATATTGTAGCCAGCAGTGTAGGAGGAAATGAAATGTTTGCAGGCTATACGCCTTCAGCCGGAGATAACGGTAGTATAACTGTAAATCTAAAGCCTATTAAAGATAGAAATCGAAGTACCCAGGATATTGCTCAAGAAATAAGGGGAAAAGTTGCTCAAATCCCTGGGGCGGAGGTAAAGGTGGATGCAGGTGGTTCAATGATGGCCAATGCTACCGGCGGGATTTCGGGTGCACCTATTTCGATAGCTATAGAAGGAGACAATCTTGATATTTTGAGAGACATATCATTTGATGTGGCAGATATAGCAAGGAAGGTTGAAGGAGTAGCAGAAGTAGAGAGTGGTTTTGAAGAGGGGAGTCCAGAATTTAGAATAGTGCTGGACCGAGAAAGGGCCTCACAATACGGAATAAATGTTGCGTTGGTATCTTCCACTGTTCAGGGATTTTTACAGGGAAATGTAGCAACTAGATATAAAACAGGTGGCAGAGAAATGGATGTGAGAGTGCAGGTTGAAAACAAAGATCATCTCGATTTAAATGATATAGAAAATTTGCCTGTACAATCACCCCTAGGTATGACTGTACCGCTAAAAAATATTGCAGATATATATGGCGAAAAAGGACCTATTCAAATACAACGAGAGGGTCAGACTAGGGTTGTAAAGGTTTCAGTTTCTATCAAACAGAGGGATTTAGGGAGTGTTGTTAAAGATATTGAAGAACAATTGGAAAGTTATAGATTACCTGAAGGGTACAGCTTATATGTAGGGGGCGAGAGTGAGCAGCTCCAGCAAGCCTTTGAAGATTTGAGCAAGGCACTTTTGTTGGGGATAATATTGGTATATATGATAATGGCCTCCCAGTTTGAATCCCTGGTTTATCCTTTTACAATAATGTTCTCAGTTCCTTTGGCTTTAACCGGTGCTTTTTTAGCGCTTTTTTTGACAGGTCAGGCGTTGAGTGTACCAGGTTTGCTAGGTATGATTGTTTTGGCAGGGATAGTGGTGAACAACGGAATAGTTTTAGTCGATTATATCAACCAGCTGAGAGAAGCAGGAAATGACAGAACTGCTGCCATATTGGAAGCCGGGCCTGCCAGATTAAGACCTATATTGATGACCACCCTTACCACAGTGCTGGGGTTGCTTCCCCTTGCATTGGGGATAGGAGAAGGGGCTGAACTGGAGAGACCATTAGCCATCAGCATTATAGGAGGTCTCATACTGTCTACAGTATTGACTCTTATAATAGTTCCTGTTATATATACTTTATTTGATGATATAGCAATCAAGTTTAAGACAGGTAAATAG
- a CDS encoding efflux RND transporter periplasmic adaptor subunit: MKRWIRNSILIIVVFCMLIFVLTSCGIKKQGDEGQEEGGTDAVSVEIEEVQLKDIQVAKELSGKLEAGKEIMVVPKIPGPVKKVNVKVGQAVKEGEVLIELEGSDVDMQIKQAQAAYDAASANIQLSKKQLDELAAQKNNLDKAIGEIDSQIKKMDQVTEKVSSQLSKLSQQLQKGEITQQQFQQELTKYIQNNVPDEYKQYLGDISGGMAAGNAINLSGMVNGRQQLLSKKAELEGAKIELESKLKLTPIQQKAFDAQLEQAKIGVDMAESAGDNLKLKSPIDGIVASLTVEKGEMAVQNMPPATVVDASEVTLDVNLTEFEVNKVEEGQKVDVVIEALDDSSVSGVIDYISPTLDIKTQSYPACIKIDNPDGIIKSGMFAKTSIKVDEKKDCIAVPKKSILDQAGNSFVFIIDGDRAKKVQVEIGIQDQEYVEILSGLNGGEKVITKGKDFLSDGAKIKIVRGED; the protein is encoded by the coding sequence GTGAAAAGGTGGATAAGAAATAGCATACTCATCATTGTTGTTTTTTGTATGCTGATTTTTGTATTGACATCATGCGGTATCAAAAAACAGGGTGATGAAGGGCAGGAAGAAGGCGGAACAGATGCTGTTTCTGTTGAAATAGAAGAGGTACAGCTGAAAGATATACAAGTAGCCAAAGAGCTGTCCGGTAAGTTGGAGGCCGGTAAGGAGATAATGGTTGTGCCCAAGATTCCCGGTCCGGTAAAGAAGGTCAATGTAAAAGTAGGTCAGGCAGTAAAAGAAGGTGAGGTGCTGATAGAGTTGGAGGGCAGCGACGTAGATATGCAGATAAAACAGGCCCAAGCTGCTTATGACGCTGCTAGTGCAAATATCCAGCTATCCAAAAAACAATTGGATGAATTGGCAGCGCAAAAGAATAACCTTGATAAAGCTATCGGTGAAATAGACAGTCAGATAAAAAAGATGGATCAAGTGACCGAAAAGGTTTCTAGCCAGCTATCTAAATTATCACAACAATTGCAGAAAGGCGAGATAACCCAACAGCAATTTCAGCAAGAGTTGACTAAATACATACAAAATAACGTACCAGATGAGTATAAGCAATATCTAGGGGATATATCTGGGGGAATGGCGGCAGGAAATGCTATTAATTTATCGGGAATGGTTAATGGGAGACAGCAGTTATTGAGCAAAAAAGCAGAACTTGAAGGAGCAAAGATAGAATTAGAATCAAAGCTGAAGCTGACTCCTATACAGCAGAAAGCCTTTGATGCCCAATTGGAACAGGCAAAGATAGGGGTGGATATGGCCGAAAGTGCAGGAGATAATTTAAAGCTTAAATCGCCGATAGATGGGATAGTAGCCAGCCTGACAGTGGAAAAAGGGGAGATGGCAGTTCAAAATATGCCTCCTGCAACTGTAGTAGATGCCAGTGAAGTTACTTTGGATGTAAACTTGACTGAATTCGAGGTAAACAAGGTAGAAGAGGGGCAAAAGGTTGATGTTGTCATTGAGGCATTGGATGATTCAAGTGTATCAGGTGTGATAGATTATATAAGTCCTACTTTGGATATTAAGACTCAGTCTTATCCTGCCTGTATAAAAATAGACAATCCAGATGGAATTATTAAATCCGGTATGTTTGCAAAGACCAGTATCAAAGTTGATGAGAAAAAGGATTGTATAGCAGTTCCTAAAAAGAGTATATTAGATCAAGCAGGAAATTCATTTGTATTTATTATAGATGGTGATAGAGCCAAGAAGGTGCAGGTGGAAATCGGAATACAAGATCAAGAATATGTAGAAATTTTATCAGGCTTAAATGGGGGAGAAAAAGTTATTACTAAGGGTAAAGATTTTTTGAGTGACGGTGCTAAAATTAAAATTGTCCGGGGTGAAGACTAG
- a CDS encoding nitroreductase family protein: MFFIDLAKRRYSTRKYKDQPVELEKLQQVLEAARIAPSAANLQPVKLVVLQDDDMRKKISVTYKRDWILQAPVIIVACGDHDKSWHRGDGKDHCDVDVAIAVDHMTLAAAELGLGTCWICAFDAKKCHQLLELPDNLEPIVLLPLGYPADQVDVNRHQTKRKDMDELVYWDVYKE; the protein is encoded by the coding sequence ATGTTTTTTATTGATTTAGCTAAAAGAAGATATTCTACTAGAAAATATAAGGATCAGCCTGTAGAGCTGGAAAAATTGCAGCAGGTGTTGGAAGCGGCGAGAATTGCTCCTTCAGCTGCCAACCTTCAACCTGTTAAGCTTGTAGTTTTACAGGATGATGATATGAGGAAAAAGATTTCTGTTACATATAAGAGGGATTGGATTTTGCAGGCCCCTGTTATTATAGTAGCATGTGGTGATCATGATAAATCTTGGCACAGGGGGGATGGCAAAGATCACTGTGATGTGGATGTTGCAATAGCAGTGGATCATATGACTCTAGCTGCTGCAGAATTAGGTTTGGGTACCTGTTGGATATGTGCATTTGATGCAAAGAAATGCCATCAATTGCTTGAATTACCTGACAATCTTGAACCTATCGTGCTTTTGCCCCTAGGTTATCCTGCAGACCAGGTAGATGTGAACCGCCATCAAACTAAGAGAAAAGATATGGACGAATTGGTATACTGGGATGTATATAAAGAATAG
- a CDS encoding DUF3810 domain-containing protein, which translates to MFRFFSQILNYFNAFFSISLAELFIIFSIIYFLIRIVDIIKLTKKYEILTLARNGAIIVSILYFLFIMLWGLNYHRLPFSQMAQLNTSSPSIEELEVVCHKLADDANNLNKTMEPKQKSYNVFTRAQKGYQIISKTYPELTGKYTRAKKVILSDVLSYMGISGFYFPFTGEANINTNIPPCTLPSTVCHEMAHQRGIAREDEANYISYLVCTNHPDPDFKYSGTLLALIYCSAELRKHSLDKYYDLNKKYNYNLMEDLRSINKFWSKYQGPIEKISSNINDAYLKSNMQNKGIKSYGEMVDLVIAEYRKTKSP; encoded by the coding sequence ATGTTCAGATTTTTCAGCCAAATCCTCAATTATTTCAACGCTTTTTTCTCTATTTCTCTAGCAGAATTATTCATCATTTTTTCTATTATCTATTTTTTAATACGCATTGTCGATATCATTAAACTGACCAAAAAATATGAGATATTGACTTTGGCAAGAAATGGGGCAATTATAGTAAGTATTCTATATTTTTTATTTATCATGCTATGGGGTTTAAACTATCACCGCCTTCCATTTTCCCAAATGGCCCAACTGAACACCAGCTCTCCTTCCATAGAAGAGCTGGAAGTTGTATGCCATAAACTAGCTGATGATGCAAATAACCTAAATAAAACAATGGAGCCAAAGCAAAAATCCTATAATGTGTTTACACGGGCTCAAAAAGGGTATCAAATTATATCAAAAACTTATCCTGAATTAACAGGCAAATATACTAGAGCCAAGAAAGTGATATTATCTGATGTATTGTCCTATATGGGCATATCAGGATTTTACTTTCCCTTTACAGGAGAAGCCAATATCAATACCAATATTCCCCCCTGTACCCTACCCTCCACCGTATGCCATGAAATGGCACATCAAAGAGGGATCGCACGGGAAGATGAAGCCAACTACATCTCATATTTGGTATGTACAAACCACCCTGACCCTGATTTTAAATATTCCGGTACCTTATTGGCTTTGATATACTGTTCTGCTGAATTACGAAAACATTCCCTTGACAAATATTATGACCTGAATAAAAAATATAACTATAATCTAATGGAAGACCTCCGCTCGATAAATAAATTTTGGAGCAAATATCAAGGACCTATAGAAAAAATATCCTCAAACATAAATGATGCATATCTTAAATCTAACATGCAAAATAAGGGAATAAAAAGCTACGGTGAGATGGTAGATCTTGTGATAGCAGAATATAGAAAAACCAAGTCACCATAA